The sequence GGGGCTTCGTCCCCTTCACCGACGCCGAGTTCGACCACCTCGCCAAGGATTTGAAGGCCATCGTCCGGCCGGAGCTGGCGCTGATGGCCGAGGTGAAGGGTGAGCCCGTGGCCTTCGCGCTCACCGTTCCGGACGCCAACCAGGCCATCAAGGCGGCCAACGGGCGGCTCACCCACTTCGGCCTGCCCATCGGCCTGGCGAAGCTGCTGCTGGCCTCGCGCCGCATCAACCGGCTGCGCCTCATCATCCTGGGCATCAAGGAGGGCTACCGCCGCCGCGGCCTGGACGCCATCCTGTACCTGGACACGCTGCGCACGGCGAAGGAGCTGGGCTACGTGGGCGGCGAAATCTCGTGGACGCTCGAGGACAACCACCTCGTCAACCGCGCCATCGAGTCCATGGGCGCGCAGCGCTCCAAGACGTACCGCGTGTACCAGCGCGCGCTGTAATCCCTCATCTCGGAGGCCGTCTTGCATTTCCTCCTCACCGGGGGCACCGGCTTCATCGGCCAGCGGCTCGCGCGGCGCATCATCGAGCGCGGTGACACCCTCACCGTGCTGGTGCGCAAGAGCTCGAAGCGCGGCCCCCTGGAAGCCCTGGGCGCCCGCTTCGCCGTGGGTGATTTGACGACGGGCGAAGGCCTCGCCGAGGCGGTGCGCGACGTGGACTGCGTGCTGCACCTCGCGGGCGTCACCAAGGCCCGCGAGCCCGCCGGCTACTTCGAGGGCAACGCCAACGGCACCCGCCGCGTGGTGGAGGCCATGGCCGCCCTGCCCCGCCCTCCCCGGCTCGTCTACTGCTCGTCCCTGGCCGCCGCCGGCCCGTCCACGCCGGAGCGCCCGCGCCGCGAGGAGGACCCGCCGGCGCCCGTCTCCCTCTACGGCCGCAGCAAGCTGGGCGGCGAGGAGGCGGTGCGCGAGTTCGCGGACCGCGTGCCCTGCGTCATCGTCCGGCCGCCCATCGTCTACGGGCCGGGGGACACCGAGTTCCTCCCGTCCATGCTGCCCATGGCGAAGCTGGGGCTGGCCATCAAGAGCGGCTTCGGCCTCAAGCGCTACTCGGTCATCCACGTGGATGACCTGTGCACCGCGCTGCTGGCAGCCGCCGAGCGTGGCGACACGCTGTCGAAGGACGACGTGGCCCGGGGCGTCTTCACCGTGTCCGACGGGCGCGAGTACACGTGGGAAGAGGTCTGCGAGGCGCTGGCCGGCGTCCTCGGCCGGGGCCGCCCCATCGTCGTGCCGGTGCCGAACACCATCGGCTACCTCATCGGCCTGGGCTCGGAGGTGATGGCGCGCCTGAGGGGCACCATCCCCATCCTCAACCGCGACAAGGTGCGCGAGATGACGTGCCCGGCGTGGACGTGCACCACCGAGCGCGCCTCGAGGGAGTTGGGCTTCGCGCCCACCATCCCCCTCGCCCAGGGGCTCGCGGGCACCCTGGCCGCGTACCAGCTGTCCAGCGGCCGCTGAGCGGTTCTCCCGAATGAGCGAAGGCCGGGGCCCCTCCTGGGAGGGACACCCGGCCTCGGCTCACGGCGACTTCGGCTGGGGCCTTCGGGCTACTTCGTGCTGCCCTCGGCGTTGGTGCCGGCGTTGCCCGCGGGAGCCTTTCCGTGTGACTCGGCGCTCTTGGCGGACTTGCCCGCGTTCTCCTTCTCCAGCTGCGCCCGCTTGCTCTTCAGCGTGGAGAGCAGGCCGTCGAAGCCCTTGTCGGCGAGCAGCTTGCGGAACTGGCCCTTGTACGTGTCCACGAGCGACACCTCGTCGGTAATCACGTCGTAGATGCGCCACTCCTTCTTCGTGTCGGCCCGGTAGAGCTTGTACTCGATGGGGATGTTGTCCTTCTTCAGCGTGAGGATGGTGTGGACCGTGGCCTCGTTCCCCTGGGCGCTCTCCTTGACGTACTTCACCTCCGCGTTGGCCTGGCCAATGGCCTTCTGGGCGTAGGAGGCCCGCAAGAGGCCCGTCATCGTCTCGGTGAACTCCTTGCGCTGCGCGGGCGTGAGCGAGGCCCACGTCTTGTCACCGAGCGCGCGCTTCGCGAGCTCCTCGAAGTCGACGAACTTCTCGACGACGGAGGCGAGCGAGTCGACGGTGGCGCCGGGCGCGTTGGCG comes from Pyxidicoccus parkwaysis and encodes:
- a CDS encoding NAD-dependent epimerase/dehydratase family protein — encoded protein: MHFLLTGGTGFIGQRLARRIIERGDTLTVLVRKSSKRGPLEALGARFAVGDLTTGEGLAEAVRDVDCVLHLAGVTKAREPAGYFEGNANGTRRVVEAMAALPRPPRLVYCSSLAAAGPSTPERPRREEDPPAPVSLYGRSKLGGEEAVREFADRVPCVIVRPPIVYGPGDTEFLPSMLPMAKLGLAIKSGFGLKRYSVIHVDDLCTALLAAAERGDTLSKDDVARGVFTVSDGREYTWEEVCEALAGVLGRGRPIVVPVPNTIGYLIGLGSEVMARLRGTIPILNRDKVREMTCPAWTCTTERASRELGFAPTIPLAQGLAGTLAAYQLSSGR
- a CDS encoding MlaC/ttg2D family ABC transporter substrate-binding protein, which codes for MIASLLAAALLAAAPASPLSVVKSGNTDVQKAANAPGATVDSLASVVEKFVDFEELAKRALGDKTWASLTPAQRKEFTETMTGLLRASYAQKAIGQANAEVKYVKESAQGNEATVHTILTLKKDNIPIEYKLYRADTKKEWRIYDVITDEVSLVDTYKGQFRKLLADKGFDGLLSTLKSKRAQLEKENAGKSAKSAESHGKAPAGNAGTNAEGSTK